The proteins below come from a single Tigriopus californicus strain San Diego chromosome 3, Tcal_SD_v2.1, whole genome shotgun sequence genomic window:
- the LOC131877383 gene encoding E3 SUMO-protein ligase PIAS2-like isoform X1: protein MAESDMLYSMVMGFRMSELQLLMAFAGKSKSGRKCELQSRALELININSSSMKLKIRELSNAMYSSLNSAASVNPYSHNFIGGGEDETMNSESTSIPPPVPTAPAVTSGSSRPSRDPSGSSGGGGGRTRRSAAVAAARALSRVSDVSPAESDQSSNGSDYSDSRSSSESAVSIVNSDSESSRSRSNTSRSKELTFTGQVNRKRTSQGASNGTSSKSSAAPKASAVVEESNNHLMYPTFPDVKLRELPFYKILAILMQPCALQPGGTARFQEQKFSFFLSPSQASEIASSSFRDSHGRVEYKKQIQMRFSLLETSCEQDDNFPASICVKVNNKIQPLPSPIPTNKPGVEPKRPPKPINITALCKLSSTMPNFLDVSWAVEIGRGFTVSIYYVDKLSAMDLMKELKDRGIRHPDYTRAIIKEKLNDKDVDVMTTSCKVTLACPLGKMRMSYPCRASTCDHLQCFDANLFLMMNERKPKWLCPVCNKNALFNNLLIDGFFNEVLKSSKLPPHDHEVVLHNDGSWEPLPFKKEGVSSKDEEAAAAAAATAAVKSPPVETLNLDDDESSSPAPTPVPATKTEKASSSSSSSSSSGEKATTSGSTSAAKTVVPVEGPSKAGNSTATTKSDKRSFDCITLDSDSEEDSETRPPNRKKPANELSSDKGAKSKDPPLPPSTPPLICLDD, encoded by the exons ATGGCTGAATCTGACATGCTTTACTCCATGGTCATGGGATTCCGAATGTCGGAGCTGCAACTGTTGATGGCATTTGCCGGGAAAAGTAAAAGTGGACGAAAGTGCGAACTTCAG AGTCGCGCTCTTGAGCTGATCAACATCAACTCCTCGTCCATGAAGTTGAAGATCCGGGAGCTGAGTAACGCTATGTACAGCTCCCTGAATTCAGCCGCTTCCGTCAACCCTTACAGTCACAATTTCATCGGAGGTGGTGAAGACGAGACCATGAACTCCGAGAGTACCTCAATCCCACCCCCGGTTCCAACCGCCCCCGCTGTCACTTCGGGATCTAGTCGACCAAGTCGAGATCCATCTGGAtcaagtggtggtggtggtggtcgaaCCCGTCGGAGCGCGGCCGTTGCGGCGGCGAGAGCGCTTTCGCGCGTTTCGGACGTGTCTCCCGCCGAATCCGATCAAAGCTCCAACGGGTCAGACTACTCAGACTCGCGCTCTTCAAGTGAGAGTGCCGTGTCCATTGTGAATAGTGATTCCGAATCCAGCAGAAGTCGGAGTAACACGAGTCGTTCCAAAGAACTAACTTTCACCGGTCAAGTCAACCGGAAACGCACGTCTCAAGGAGCCAGTAATGGCACCTCCTCTAAATCCTCAGCCGCACCCAAGGCATCTGCGGTTGTGGAAGAATCAAATAA TCATCTCATGTACCCTACCTTTCCGGATGTCAAGCTCCGTGAATTGCCCTTTTATAAGATTCTGGCCATTCTGATGCAGCCTTGCGCTCTTCAACCAGGTGGCACGGCGCGATTCCAGGAACAAAAGTTCTCGTTCTTTCTCTCGCCTTCTCAAGCCAGTGAGATCGCCTCCAGTAGTTTCCGGGACAGTCACGGACGTGTCGAATACAAGAAGCAAATACAAATGCGATTCAGTTTGCTCGAAACATCTTGTGAACAAGATGACAACTTTCCGGCTTCCATCTGTGTCAAG GTCAACAACAAGATACAGCCCCTGCCCAGTCCAATTCCTACCAACAAACCTGGGGTGGAGCCCAAACGGCCGCCCAAACCAATCAATATTACCGCCCTGTGCAAATTATCCTCGACCATGCCCAATTTCCTCGATGTATCGTGGGCCGTGGAAATTGGGCGGGGTTTCACCGTGTCGATTTATTACGTGGACAAGCTTTCTGCCATGGATTTGATGAAAGAACTTAAGGATCGTGGAATACGTCATCCGGATTACACGCGGGCCATCATCAAAGAAAAGTTAAACGACAAAGACGTCGATGTCATGACCACATCTTGCAAAGTCACCCTTGCTTGTCCTTTGG GGAAAATGCGAATGAGTTATCCGTGCCGGGCTAGCACATGTGATCACTTACAATGCTTCGATGCCAACCTCTTCCTCATGATGAACGAGCGCAAACCCAAATGGTTGTGCCCTGTTTGTAACAAAAATGCTTTGTTCAATAacttgctcattgatggtttcTTCAACGAG GTTCTCAAATCGTCCAAACTCCCACCCCATGACCACGAGGTCGTTCTACACAATGATGGGTCTTGGGAGCCTTTGCCATTCAAGAAAGAAGGCGTGTCGTCCAAAGATGAAGAAGCCGCCGCTGCTGCGGCAGCCACAGCGGCCGTGAAATCTCCTCCAGTCGAGACATTGAACCTGGATGACGACGAAAGTTCGTCCCCTGCCCCCACCCCAGTACCTGCCACCAAAACGGAGAAAGCCtcgagtagtagtagtagtagtagtagtagcggTGAAAAAGCCACGACCTCGGGCTCGACCTCAGCCGCAAAGACCGTCGTTCCAGTGGAAGGGCCGAGCAAAGCTGGAAACTCTACGGCCACAACGAAAAGCGACAAGAGATCG TTTGATTGCATCACTTTGGATTCGGATAGCGAAGAGGATTCCGAGACGCGTCCGCCTAATCGGAAGAAGCCCGCCAATGAGTTGAGCTCGGACAAAGGGGCTAAATCCAAGGATCCGCCTCTGCCACCGAGTACCCCGCCTCTAATTTGCTTGGATGACTAA
- the LOC131877383 gene encoding E3 SUMO-protein ligase PIAS2-like isoform X2 codes for MKLKIRELSNAMYSSLNSAASVNPYSHNFIGGGEDETMNSESTSIPPPVPTAPAVTSGSSRPSRDPSGSSGGGGGRTRRSAAVAAARALSRVSDVSPAESDQSSNGSDYSDSRSSSESAVSIVNSDSESSRSRSNTSRSKELTFTGQVNRKRTSQGASNGTSSKSSAAPKASAVVEESNNHLMYPTFPDVKLRELPFYKILAILMQPCALQPGGTARFQEQKFSFFLSPSQASEIASSSFRDSHGRVEYKKQIQMRFSLLETSCEQDDNFPASICVKVNNKIQPLPSPIPTNKPGVEPKRPPKPINITALCKLSSTMPNFLDVSWAVEIGRGFTVSIYYVDKLSAMDLMKELKDRGIRHPDYTRAIIKEKLNDKDVDVMTTSCKVTLACPLGKMRMSYPCRASTCDHLQCFDANLFLMMNERKPKWLCPVCNKNALFNNLLIDGFFNEVLKSSKLPPHDHEVVLHNDGSWEPLPFKKEGVSSKDEEAAAAAAATAAVKSPPVETLNLDDDESSSPAPTPVPATKTEKASSSSSSSSSSGEKATTSGSTSAAKTVVPVEGPSKAGNSTATTKSDKRSFDCITLDSDSEEDSETRPPNRKKPANELSSDKGAKSKDPPLPPSTPPLICLDD; via the exons ATGAAGTTGAAGATCCGGGAGCTGAGTAACGCTATGTACAGCTCCCTGAATTCAGCCGCTTCCGTCAACCCTTACAGTCACAATTTCATCGGAGGTGGTGAAGACGAGACCATGAACTCCGAGAGTACCTCAATCCCACCCCCGGTTCCAACCGCCCCCGCTGTCACTTCGGGATCTAGTCGACCAAGTCGAGATCCATCTGGAtcaagtggtggtggtggtggtcgaaCCCGTCGGAGCGCGGCCGTTGCGGCGGCGAGAGCGCTTTCGCGCGTTTCGGACGTGTCTCCCGCCGAATCCGATCAAAGCTCCAACGGGTCAGACTACTCAGACTCGCGCTCTTCAAGTGAGAGTGCCGTGTCCATTGTGAATAGTGATTCCGAATCCAGCAGAAGTCGGAGTAACACGAGTCGTTCCAAAGAACTAACTTTCACCGGTCAAGTCAACCGGAAACGCACGTCTCAAGGAGCCAGTAATGGCACCTCCTCTAAATCCTCAGCCGCACCCAAGGCATCTGCGGTTGTGGAAGAATCAAATAA TCATCTCATGTACCCTACCTTTCCGGATGTCAAGCTCCGTGAATTGCCCTTTTATAAGATTCTGGCCATTCTGATGCAGCCTTGCGCTCTTCAACCAGGTGGCACGGCGCGATTCCAGGAACAAAAGTTCTCGTTCTTTCTCTCGCCTTCTCAAGCCAGTGAGATCGCCTCCAGTAGTTTCCGGGACAGTCACGGACGTGTCGAATACAAGAAGCAAATACAAATGCGATTCAGTTTGCTCGAAACATCTTGTGAACAAGATGACAACTTTCCGGCTTCCATCTGTGTCAAG GTCAACAACAAGATACAGCCCCTGCCCAGTCCAATTCCTACCAACAAACCTGGGGTGGAGCCCAAACGGCCGCCCAAACCAATCAATATTACCGCCCTGTGCAAATTATCCTCGACCATGCCCAATTTCCTCGATGTATCGTGGGCCGTGGAAATTGGGCGGGGTTTCACCGTGTCGATTTATTACGTGGACAAGCTTTCTGCCATGGATTTGATGAAAGAACTTAAGGATCGTGGAATACGTCATCCGGATTACACGCGGGCCATCATCAAAGAAAAGTTAAACGACAAAGACGTCGATGTCATGACCACATCTTGCAAAGTCACCCTTGCTTGTCCTTTGG GGAAAATGCGAATGAGTTATCCGTGCCGGGCTAGCACATGTGATCACTTACAATGCTTCGATGCCAACCTCTTCCTCATGATGAACGAGCGCAAACCCAAATGGTTGTGCCCTGTTTGTAACAAAAATGCTTTGTTCAATAacttgctcattgatggtttcTTCAACGAG GTTCTCAAATCGTCCAAACTCCCACCCCATGACCACGAGGTCGTTCTACACAATGATGGGTCTTGGGAGCCTTTGCCATTCAAGAAAGAAGGCGTGTCGTCCAAAGATGAAGAAGCCGCCGCTGCTGCGGCAGCCACAGCGGCCGTGAAATCTCCTCCAGTCGAGACATTGAACCTGGATGACGACGAAAGTTCGTCCCCTGCCCCCACCCCAGTACCTGCCACCAAAACGGAGAAAGCCtcgagtagtagtagtagtagtagtagtagcggTGAAAAAGCCACGACCTCGGGCTCGACCTCAGCCGCAAAGACCGTCGTTCCAGTGGAAGGGCCGAGCAAAGCTGGAAACTCTACGGCCACAACGAAAAGCGACAAGAGATCG TTTGATTGCATCACTTTGGATTCGGATAGCGAAGAGGATTCCGAGACGCGTCCGCCTAATCGGAAGAAGCCCGCCAATGAGTTGAGCTCGGACAAAGGGGCTAAATCCAAGGATCCGCCTCTGCCACCGAGTACCCCGCCTCTAATTTGCTTGGATGACTAA
- the LOC131877397 gene encoding UDP-N-acetylglucosamine transferase subunit ALG14 homolog: MDHMLGLWAGSILLVLGYVLLCKFRPRPRSSQDLTLMVILGSGGHTTEMLTLLKSIPLNQYKRSIFVMAETDRFSAQKVTQLYSHEQIMTIPRSREVGQSWSSTVISTLISSVKCGLLLGRTRPHVILCNGPGTCIPMCGVAWIFNQLLICQTVMFYVESICRVRSLSFSGKIMQFLTPHVLVQWPELTRTAPRTKYIARFV, from the coding sequence ATGGACCATATGCTCGGTCTCTGGGCAGGATCCATCCTATTGGTCTTAGGCTATGTCTTATTATGTAAGTTTCGGCCTCGACCCCGCTCCAGCCAAGATTTGACCTTGATGGTCATCTTGGGCTCTGGAGGTCATACCACCGAAATGCTCACCCTCTTGAAGTCCATCCCTCTCAACCAATACAAGCGAAGTATTTTCGTCATGGCCGAGACCGATCGATTCAGCGCCCAAAAGGTGACCCAGCTCTATTCTCACGAGCAGATCATGACCATTCCACGATCCCGAGAAGTGGGCCAATCTTGGAGTTCCACCGTCATTTCCACACTGATTTCAAGCGTCAAATGTGGTCTTCTGTTGGGCCGAACACGCCCACATGTCATTTTATGCAATGGCCCTGGGACTTGCATTCCGATGTGTGGGGTGGCCTGGATTTTCAATCAGCTCCTTATTTGTCAGACAGTCATGTTCTACGTGGAAAGCATTTGTCGCGTTCGCAGTTTGTCGTTTTCCGGGAAGATCATGCAATTTCTTACACCGCACGTTTTAGTGCAATGGCCAGAATTGACCCGAACCGCCCCCAGGACAAAATATATCGCCCGTTTCGTGTGA